In Paludibaculum fermentans, the genomic stretch TCCTGGTGGAGAACATGGGCCGCATCAACTTCGGCCTGAAGCTGATGGAGGATCGCAAGGGCATCCTGGGTGCGGTCACCCTCAATGGCGAGGAGCTGCATGGCTGGAGCATGAGTCCTTACCAGATCGGGAAGCTGCGGAAGCTGGCGTTTGCCAAACGAGCCGAGGCGGCTCCTGCGTTCTGGCGCGGGACGTTCGCGCTGGCCGCCGCGGCCGATACCTACCTCGACACACAGGGCTGGGGCAAGGGCTACGTCTGGGTGAACAGCCATTGCCTGGGCCGGCGCTGGAAAATCGGGCCGCAGCAGACGTTGTATTGCCCCAAACAGTTCCTGAAGCGCGGCGTGAACGAGGTGGTGGTGCTCGACCTGGAAGACGGAGGCGCGAGGACCCTGGCCGGCGTCAAGGATCCTGTCTGGGCGAATACCTGAGTCCGCTCAGGCCGGACAGGGCTGGTCTCCGTACTCCTTCTGCAGGCGGTCGAGCAGTGCTTTGAGCTCGACGGCCGCCTTCAGGAAATTGCGGCGCAGCATGGCTGCTATTTTATGGCTTCGCGCGACCAGTTGCGGATGGAGGCGATCTCGTCTTCCGGAATACACAGAAATTCGAGGAAACGCTGGTGGTAGTCCGGGTCCATTCGTTCGAAGTCCTGGTGCCAGCGGTGCAGGTCGGTGTCGGTGAAGCCGGAAGCGCGCAGCAGTTTGGTCCAAGTCTCGCGGTTCATGATATTGACGCGTTCCAGCAGGCGGCGGTTCTGCAGCAGGCCGACAATGATGCGCTGGCGATTGCGCAGCGATTCGATCTCGGTGGCAAGGTGCTGGAGTTGGCGCTCCAGCGAGGCGGAGAGGTCCTTGCGGGGCTTGTCGATGACTTTGCGAATCTCTGAGAGCGGCAGCCCAGTCTGGCGGTAAAGGCAGATCTGGGCCAGGCGCTGCTCGTCGCCGGCCGTGTACCGGCGGTAGCCGTTCAACTGGCGGCCGGTCGGGGTGAGCAGGCCAATCCGGTCGTAATACAGCAGGGTGGATCGGGACAGCCCGTGCCTGCGGCCGAGTTCCGTAATATTCATGACTCCAGGTCACCTCACGACCCCATTGTGAAGTGTGAAGCTGTAGTCGGGTCAAGCCCTTCTGGAGTTTACAGGGGCAATCACCCTCCGCATGCTAGGATTCGAGGTGTATGAGGCAGATTTGTCTTCTTCTCCTGACCGCTTCGTTAGCCTTTGGCCAGACCAAGCTATTGCGGTTTCCTGACATTCATGGCGACAGAGTCGCGTTTACTTATGCCGGTGATATCTGGACGGCGTCTGCCTCCGGCGGCACGGCGACTCGGTTGACGGCCCATCCCGGGATGGAGCTATTTGCCAAGTTCTCTCCGGACGGGAAATGGATCGCTTTCACGGGGCAGTATGACGGCGACGAGCAGGTCTACGTGATGCCCTCGACGGGTGGGGTGCCGAAGCAGTTGACCTACTATCCGGCGCGCGGACCCCTACCCGCCCGCTGGGGCTATGACAATCAGGTCTATGGTTGGACCCCGGACGGGAAGTCGATCCTCTTCCGGTCAGTACGCGATTCCTGGGCGGTGGCGGATTCCAGGTTGTACACCGTGCCGGCGGCCGGTGGTCCAGCCAAGGCGCTGCCGATGCCGAAATCAGGCCCGGGCGTCATGTCGCCCGATGGGCAGAAAGTTCTGTATTCTCCCTTGTTCCGCGATTTCCGCACCTGGAAACGCTATCAGGGCGGCTGGCAACAGGATCTCTACATCTACGACCTGAAGACCAACGACGTAGAGGCAATCGCCAATTCGCCGCGGACCGAACGTGAGCCGATGTGGATCGGTTCCAAGGTCTACTTCTCTTCTGACCGTACGGGCACCTTCAACATTTACGAATACGATCCGGGTTCCAAAAAGGTGAAGGAACTGACGAACTCCACCAAGTGGGACGCGCGCTGGGCCAGCGCCGATCGCCAGGGCCGCATTGTCTACGAGTTGAACGGCGAACTCCAGGTGCTGGAAGCGAAGAACGGGCAGTCGAAGAAGATTTCCATCGATGTTCCGACGGACGGAGTCGCCTCGCGGCCTTCGACCGTGAATGTCGGCGGGCAGGTGGAGGGTTGGGACCTCAGCCCCAAAGGCGAGCGCGCGCTGTTTGTGGCGCATGGAGATATCTTTACCGCCCCCATTGAGAAGGGCGTGGTCCGCAACCTCACGCACAGCTCGAATGCGCACGACAAAGCGGCGGAATGGTCTCCGGACGGCCGGCGGATTGTCTACATCAGCGACCGCACGGGGGAGGAAGAGCTATGGGTGATCAACCAGGATGGTTCCGGTCAACCGGAGCAACTCACGACGGGTGGACGCGCGATGCGCTACCGGCCCACGTGGTCGCCGGACGCGAAGAAGATTGCCTTCAGTGACAAGGATGGGAAGTTGTTCGTCCTGACCTTGTCGGACAAGTCCGTAATTGAAGTTGCGCGCGACCGGCGCGGCTCCATGCAAGAGTACGTCTGGTCGCCGGATAGCGCCTATATCGCTTACAGCCTGGACGATACGAACGGGTTCCGCTCGATCTGGATCTGGAGCGCCGGCGAGAACAAAGCGCATCAGGTGACAGGTGAGATGTTTAACGAGTACTCCCCCGCGTGGGATCCGGAAGGCAATTACCTCTGGTATTTGAGCGATCGTGAGTACGCGCCCATCATCAGCGCCTCCGAGTTCAACTACGCAACGGCGCGCAACACCCTGATCTACGGCTTGGCCCTGCGGAAGGATGTGAAGAACCCCTTTGCGCCGGAAGACGACTCGGTGCAGCTCCAGGACGACAAGAAGGCAGACGAGAAGAAGGCTGACGACAAGAAGCCGGAAGAGAAGAAGCCCATTCGCATCGACTTCGATGGCATCAGCGCCCGGGTGGTGCGTGTGCCCGTGCCGGCGGCCAATTACGGATCATTAACCGCAGTTAAGGGCCACCTGGTCTATGAAAAGGCGGGGAACCCTTACTATGGCCGGGAAAGCGAGACGCCGCCGTCCATCCAGATCTTCGCGCTGAAGGAACGCAAGGAATCGAGCCTGGTCGAGGGCGCCGGCGGCTACGCGACGTCGGCTGACGGATCGAAGATGCTGGTACGGCAGGGCGGCGGTTTCTCCCTGTACGATGTGAACCCCAAGGGCCGCGACTCCAAGAAAGCCGTGTCGACAGCGGATCTGAAGCTCGAGCGGATCCCGTCGCAGGAGTGGGCCCAGATCTTCAACGAGGTCTGGCGGCGCTACCGCGACTTCTTCTATGCGAAGAACATGAACGGCTACGACTGGGAGGCGCTCCGCCAACAGTACGCACCGATGCTGGAGTATGTCGGCCACCGTTCCGATCTGAACTACATCATCGGAGAGATGATCGCGGAGTTGAACTCGGGCCACGCCTACATCGACGGCGGGACCTGGGACCGGCCGGAGCGTCCGCGTGTGGCGCTGCCTGGCGCCCGCTTCGAGTTGGAGGAAGCATCCGGACGCTACAAGCTCGCCCGGATCTTCGCCGGCCAGAACGAGGAAGCGGTCTACCGGTCGCCTCTGACCGAGGTCGGAGTGGACGTGAAGGCCGGCGACTACGTGCTGGCGGTGGACGGCGAGGAACTGAAGGCCAACGAAGATCCTTACCGGTTGCTGCGGGGCAAGGCCGGGAAGGCGGTCCGGTTCACGGTGAACAGCAAGCCCGAGATGAATGGTTCAAGGGAGATCACGTTCCAGCCTTTGGATAGCGAGACGGACCTGATCTACCTGGAGATGATCGAAGCCAATCGGGCCAGGGTGGACAAGGCCACGAACGGGCGGGTGGGCTACCTTCACGTCCCCAATATGGGCGCCGAGGGCATCCGCGAGTTCATCAAGTGGTACTACGGCCAGACGCGCAAGGACGGGTTGGTGATCGACGACCGCGGCAATGGCGGAGGCAATGTCTCCCGCATGCTGATTGAGCGGCTGAGGCGCCAGATGCTGGCGACCGGATTCTCGCGCAATTCGGATGAGCCCACCACCTACCCGGACGGAGTGATGATTGGCCCCATGGTGTGTCTGTTAAACGAGACATCCGCCTCGGACGGCGATATCTTCCCGGCCATGTTCCGTGAGGCGAAACTGGGTCCACTGATCGGGAAGCGCAGTTGGGGCGGCGTGGTTGGCATCACCAATCACGGGAATCTGGTCGACGGCGGCGTCGTGAACGTGCCGGAGTTCGGATTCGCCAATACGAAGGGTGAATGGATCATTGAAGGGGTTGGCGTGGAGCCGGATATCACGGTGGAAAATGACCCGAAATCCGTGATAGCAGGGCATGATCCGCAGTTGGAGCGGGCCATCGACGAGGTGATGAAGCGGATCCAGCAGGGGGGCAAAAAGCTGCCCAGCCGGCCTCCGGACCCCGTGAAGACGAAGTAGATCGAAAACTCATTTTCGTTCCCTTCAGCATTGGAGAGGGGGAGACCGCTAAAATGAAAGATTACCTCCTCTTCAATGACGATCTCTTCTAAACTCGCCTATCAGTTTGACCGGCGAGTTCAATTCCGAGGCCAGGATCTCTTCGCGGGTGGTGCGGTGACTGTCCGCCAGGCCAGTCCGCGGCATCTGATCGCGGATGTCCAGGGTTCGCGGCCGTATCGAGTGACCCTGCGTTACGACCTGAACCGGTTGTACGTGGAGTGTAACTGCCCTTATTTCATCGATGAAGGGCCTTGCAAGCACGTTTGGGCCGCGGTGATGGCGGCCGATGATCGCGGATCGCTGGCTGAGGCGGCGGAAGCGCGTTCACTCCAATTGCGGGATGATCCTCCGCAATCGGTTCCGGGCACCACGCCGCCGTTCGCCCCTCCGGCTCCGCAACTGCCCCTATGGAGCGAGCAGTTGGGCTCCATCGAGAGGCAGTTTCAAGGTCGGCGCGTGGACGGCCCGGAACTGCCGGTGGACTTTGAGATTCAATACGTTGTGGAGAGTTCGGCCTCGCAATCGGCTGGCGCGATCGTGCTGGATATCTACTTCCGCAGCAGGAAGAAGAACGGCGAGTGGACGACGCTGAAGGACTTCCGCATCAGCGCGCAGCAGGTGGCCTCGCTACCGGATCCGGTGGATGTGGAAGTGCTGGCGTCACTGATGGGGGCGCAGGAGACGTACATGATGTACGCTCCGGCGCTGGGTTCGCAGCGGCGGCGTGCCTTGCCGGCCGCACTGGCGCAGCGCCTGGTTCCGCTGATGGCGGGCACCGGACGCCTGTTGGTGCGTGGCGTGGGGGCGGTGGGGGATCTGTCTCCGGCGGTCTGGGATGACGGCGCCCCGTGGCAGTTCTGGCTGGAGATCCGGCAGGACGACCACGATCAATGGGGCATCGAAGGCTCCCTGCGGCGCGGCGACGAGCGCATGGAATTGGAAGAGCCCACCCTGATGTCCGGCGCGGGGTTCCTGTTCGCGCAAGGCCGGGTAGCCCGCCTGGAGCAGCCGGAATCGCACCCCTGGATGTCGCAACTGCGTGAATTCAAACGGATTCCGTTC encodes the following:
- a CDS encoding MerR family transcriptional regulator, which encodes MNITELGRRHGLSRSTLLYYDRIGLLTPTGRQLNGYRRYTAGDEQRLAQICLYRQTGLPLSEIRKVIDKPRKDLSASLERQLQHLATEIESLRNRQRIIVGLLQNRRLLERVNIMNRETWTKLLRASGFTDTDLHRWHQDFERMDPDYHQRFLEFLCIPEDEIASIRNWSREAIK
- a CDS encoding S41 family peptidase; the protein is MRQICLLLLTASLAFGQTKLLRFPDIHGDRVAFTYAGDIWTASASGGTATRLTAHPGMELFAKFSPDGKWIAFTGQYDGDEQVYVMPSTGGVPKQLTYYPARGPLPARWGYDNQVYGWTPDGKSILFRSVRDSWAVADSRLYTVPAAGGPAKALPMPKSGPGVMSPDGQKVLYSPLFRDFRTWKRYQGGWQQDLYIYDLKTNDVEAIANSPRTEREPMWIGSKVYFSSDRTGTFNIYEYDPGSKKVKELTNSTKWDARWASADRQGRIVYELNGELQVLEAKNGQSKKISIDVPTDGVASRPSTVNVGGQVEGWDLSPKGERALFVAHGDIFTAPIEKGVVRNLTHSSNAHDKAAEWSPDGRRIVYISDRTGEEELWVINQDGSGQPEQLTTGGRAMRYRPTWSPDAKKIAFSDKDGKLFVLTLSDKSVIEVARDRRGSMQEYVWSPDSAYIAYSLDDTNGFRSIWIWSAGENKAHQVTGEMFNEYSPAWDPEGNYLWYLSDREYAPIISASEFNYATARNTLIYGLALRKDVKNPFAPEDDSVQLQDDKKADEKKADDKKPEEKKPIRIDFDGISARVVRVPVPAANYGSLTAVKGHLVYEKAGNPYYGRESETPPSIQIFALKERKESSLVEGAGGYATSADGSKMLVRQGGGFSLYDVNPKGRDSKKAVSTADLKLERIPSQEWAQIFNEVWRRYRDFFYAKNMNGYDWEALRQQYAPMLEYVGHRSDLNYIIGEMIAELNSGHAYIDGGTWDRPERPRVALPGARFELEEASGRYKLARIFAGQNEEAVYRSPLTEVGVDVKAGDYVLAVDGEELKANEDPYRLLRGKAGKAVRFTVNSKPEMNGSREITFQPLDSETDLIYLEMIEANRARVDKATNGRVGYLHVPNMGAEGIREFIKWYYGQTRKDGLVIDDRGNGGGNVSRMLIERLRRQMLATGFSRNSDEPTTYPDGVMIGPMVCLLNETSASDGDIFPAMFREAKLGPLIGKRSWGGVVGITNHGNLVDGGVVNVPEFGFANTKGEWIIEGVGVEPDITVENDPKSVIAGHDPQLERAIDEVMKRIQQGGKKLPSRPPDPVKTK